From a single Intestinibaculum porci genomic region:
- a CDS encoding carbamoyl phosphate synthase small subunit, with amino-acid sequence MKAYLILEDGHIFEGESFGAQREVISEFVFNTSMTGYVEVLTDPSYAGQSVVMTYPLIGNYGVALEDQESAHPFVEGFVVNELSRLASNFRMNMSLNDYMIENNIPGIQGVDTRAITKIIRNKGCMNGMITTKNYKIDDVIDRIKSYKISGVVERCTCDEPYKLGTPGGYKVALYDFGAKRNIGRELAKRGCDVTVVPANTPAKYVLEGNFDGVMLSNGPGDPSECTGIINELKELIASGIPIFAICLGHQLTALAHGFETEKMVYGHHGANHPVKDLYTNRVYISTQNHNFMIKEDSIDPEVAKVWFRNVNDGSIEGMEYLHENIRTVQFHPEACAGPLDTNYLFDTFIDMMGGKKHA; translated from the coding sequence ATGAAAGCTTATTTAATACTTGAAGATGGCCACATTTTTGAAGGCGAAAGCTTTGGCGCACAAAGAGAAGTCATCAGTGAATTTGTTTTCAATACTTCCATGACAGGTTATGTGGAAGTGTTAACTGACCCATCGTACGCGGGGCAGAGTGTTGTTATGACTTATCCATTAATTGGAAACTACGGGGTTGCCTTAGAAGATCAGGAATCCGCTCATCCATTCGTGGAAGGATTCGTAGTAAACGAACTTTCCCGATTAGCTTCTAACTTCCGTATGAATATGAGTCTTAATGATTACATGATTGAAAACAATATTCCGGGCATCCAGGGGGTGGATACTCGTGCTATTACGAAGATCATCCGTAATAAAGGCTGCATGAACGGGATGATTACCACCAAGAACTATAAAATTGATGACGTCATCGATCGCATCAAATCCTACAAGATCAGTGGTGTGGTAGAAAGATGTACTTGTGATGAACCTTATAAACTGGGCACACCTGGTGGTTATAAGGTAGCTTTATACGACTTTGGCGCAAAAAGAAATATTGGTCGTGAATTAGCGAAGAGAGGCTGCGATGTCACGGTTGTACCTGCCAATACGCCTGCCAAATATGTCTTAGAAGGCAATTTTGATGGAGTGATGTTATCGAATGGTCCTGGTGATCCAAGTGAATGTACTGGCATCATTAATGAATTAAAAGAGCTGATTGCCTCAGGCATTCCAATCTTTGCAATCTGTTTAGGTCATCAGTTAACCGCTTTGGCTCATGGCTTTGAAACAGAAAAGATGGTTTATGGACATCATGGTGCCAACCATCCAGTCAAAGACTTATATACTAACAGAGTGTATATCTCAACGCAGAACCACAACTTCATGATCAAAGAAGATTCTATCGATCCAGAAGTTGCTAAAGTCTGGTTCAGAAACGTCAATGATGGTTCGATTGAAGGGATGGAATACCTTCATGAAAACATCAGAACAGTGCAGTTCCATCCAGAAGCTTGTGCTGGTCCATTAGATACAAATTACTTATTTGATACATTTATTGATATGATGGGAGGAAAAAAACATGCCTAA